A genome region from Pan troglodytes isolate AG18354 chromosome 3, NHGRI_mPanTro3-v2.0_pri, whole genome shotgun sequence includes the following:
- the GRPEL1 gene encoding grpE protein homolog 1, mitochondrial produces the protein MAAQCVRLARRSLPALALSLRPSPRLLCTATKQKNSGQNLEEDMGQSEQKADPPATEKTLLEEKVKLEEQLKETVEKYKRALADTENLRQRSQKLVEEAKLYGIQAFCKDLLEVADVLEKATQCVPKEEIKDDNPHLKNLYEGLVMTEVQIQKVFTKHGLLKLNPVGAKFDPYEHEALFHTPVEGKEPGTVALVSKVGYKLHGRTLRPALVGVVKEA, from the exons ATGGCGGCTCAGTGCGTGAGGCTGGCGCGGCGCAGTCTTCCTGCTTTGGCGTTGTCTCTCAG ACCATCTCCCCGGTTGTTGTGCACAGCCACGAAACAAAAGAACAGTGGCCAGAACCTGGAAGAGGACATGGGTCAGAGTGAACAGAAGGCAGATCCTCCTGCTACAGAGAAGACCCTCCTGGAAGAGAAGGTCAAGTTGGAGGAGCAGCTGAAGGAGACTGTG gaaaaatataaacGAGCTTTGGCAGACACTGAGAACTTACGGCAGAGGAGCCAGAAATTGGTGGAGGAGGCAAAATTATACG GCATTCAAGCCTTCTGCAAGGACTTGTTGGAGGTGGCAGACGTTCTGGAGAAGGCAACACAGTGTGttccaaaagaagaaattaaagacgATAACCCTCACCTGAAGAACCTCTATGAGGGGCTGGTCATGACTGAAGTCCAGATCCAGAAGGTGTTCACAAAGCATGGCTTGCTCAAGTTGAACCCTGTCGGAGCCAAGTTCGACCCTTATGAACATGAGGCCTTGTTCCACACACCGGTTGAGGGgaaggagccaggcacagtggccctaGTTAGCAAAGTGGGGTACAAGCTGCATGGGCGCACTCTGAGACCCGCCCTGGTGGGGGTGGTGAAGGAAGCTTAG
- the CFAP184 gene encoding coiled-coil domain-containing protein 96 codes for MDVSSEHTKDPGGEGGDGESLAAWPSKIKASSGPPTSPEPGELESEPEEEEEEEEQAASQGGTAADEQAEAPKGLTAAEAAGEEGPGEPGRPAEPQPEPEEPAEVGAEEPSQPESGAGPEELEAEAGAEELEQAAEGKEVRFQASLPLTRIDEVEAAAAPEAETERVEGEEEDKEETQRDGAESKERDGEGGPAKSQEEGKRLDGRDEFEDLEWSEEVQKLQEQQLRSDLLDQYRSLLVERNRSQRYNLYLQHKIFEALRRKKGLEAAEVADRGAEAEAPEKEQAYLRHLGMLEELKKQQADDLQWYHQELGQLKQQCQEKLTRVEKEWRRFQALKKQVVMQAMGSCRMRGGRQAALREVEQIQALEDKKEKEMSAVRLENIQLKQSLVHFETRMRTQEDLTQGLLLIDFEQLKIENQTFNEKIEERNEELLKLRSKVTNSVQVITHVKEKLHFMDTENACKKTQLAEIEAQVALGRDILTKTKQAREGLRTDNIRLNQKCGLLGKDSLLRDLEEKVDKTELLHRRLESLKRHHAGLTLSCRGVRQKIREAKAFLPS; via the coding sequence ATGGACGTCAGCTCTGAGCACACTAAGGACCCCGGCGGGGAAGGCGGAGATGGGGAAAGCCTGGCCGCGTGGCCGTCCAAGATCAAGGCCAGCTCTGGCCCTCCGACCTCTCCCGAACCCGGGGAGCTGGAGTCGGagccggaggaggaggaggaggaggaggagcaagcGGCTTCGCAGGGAGGCACCGCCGCGGACGAGCAGGCCGAGGCCCCGAAAGGGCTAACGGCAGCCGAGGCTGCGGGCGAGGAGGGGCCTGGAGAGCCGGGGAGGCCGGCCGAGCCCCAGCCCGAGCCCGAAGAGCCGGCCGAGGTCGGGGCTGAGGAGCCCTCCCAGCCGGAGTCCGGAGCCGGGCCCGAGGAACTAGAGGCGGAGGCGGGGGCGGAGGAACTGGAGCAGGCGGCAGAGGGGAAGGAAGTCAGGTTCCAGGCCTCTCTGCCGCTGACCAGGATCGATGAGGTAGAGGCTGCTGCAGCCCCGGAGGCCGAGACAGAGCgggtggagggggaggaagaggacaaGGAGGAGACGCAGAGAGACGGCGCGGAGAGCAAGGAGAGGGATGGGGAAGGAGGCCCGGCCAAAAGCCAGGAAGAGGGGAAGCGCCTCGATGGAAGGGACGAGTTTGAGGACCTCGAGTGGTCCGAGGAGGTCCAGAAGCTGCAGGAGCAGCAGCTGCGCAGCGACCTCCTGGACCAGTACCGTTCCCTGCTGGTGGAGCGGAACCGCTCCCAGCGCTACAACCTATACCTGCAGCACAAGATCTTCGAGGCGCTGCGCAGAAAGAAGGGCCTGGAGGCCGCTGAGGTGGCTGACCGGGGCGCAGAGGCCGAGGCCCCCGAGAAAGAGCAAGCGTACCTGCGCCATCTGGGCATGCTGGAGGAGCTGAAGAAGCAGCAGGCAGACGACCTGCAGTGGTACCACCAGGAGCTGGGCCAGTTGAAGCAGCAGTGCCAGGAGAAGCTCACCAGGGTGGAGAAGGAGTGGCGACGTTTCCAGGCACTCAAGAAGCAGGTGGTGATGCAGGCCATGGGCAGCTGTCGGATGAGGGGCGGGCGCCAGGCTGCTCTGCGAGAGGTGGAGCAGATCCAGGCGTTGGAGgataaaaaggagaaggagatgaGCGCCGTGCGGCTGGAGAACATTCAGCTGAAGCAGAGCCTGGTGCATTTTGAAACCAGGATGAGGACCCAGGAAGACCTGACCCAGGGTCTGCTTCTTATTGACTTTGAACAGCTGAAGATTGAGAACCAAACCttcaatgagaaaattgaggaacGAAATGAGGAACTTTTAAAACTTCGCAGCAAGGTGACCAACAGTGTGCAAGTAATAACCCACGTGAAGGAAAAGCTGCACTTCATGGACACGGAGAACGCGTGCAAAAAGACACAGCTGGCAGAAATCGAGGCCCAGGTCGCCCTAGGAAGAGACATCCTGACCAAGACGAAGCAAGCTCGAGAGGGGCTGCGGACGGACAACATCAGACTGAATCAGAAGTGCGGGCTTCTAGGCAAGGACTCACTTCTTCGGGACTTGGAAGAAAAGGTGGACAAGACCGAACTGCTCCACCGGCGCCTGGAATCCCTGAagcgccaccacgctgggctcaCTTTGTCCTGCAGAGGCGTGAGGCAGAAGATCAGGGAGGCCAAAGCCTTTCTCCCTTCTTGA
- the TADA2B gene encoding transcriptional adapter 2-beta: MAELGKKYCVYCLAEVSPLRFRCTECQDIELCPECFSAGAEIGHHRRYHGYQLVDGGRFTLWGPEAEGGWTSREEQLLLDAIEQFGFGNWEDMAAHVGASRTPQEVMEHYVSMYIHGNLGKACIPDTIPNRVTDHTCPSGGPLSPSLTTPLPPLDISVAEQQQLGYMPLRDDYEIEYDQDAETLISGLSVNYDDDDVEIELKRAHVDMYVRKLKERQRRKNIARDYNLVPAFLGKDKKEKEKALKRKITKEEKELRLKLRPLYQFMSCKEFDDLFENMHKEKMLRAKIRELQRYRRNGITKMEESAEYEAARHKREKRKENKNLAGSKRGKEDGKDSEFAAIENLPGFELLSDREKVLCSSLNLSPARYVTVKTIIIKDHLQKRQGIPSKSRLPSYLDKVLKKRILNFLTESGWISRDAS; encoded by the exons ATGGCGGAGCTGGGGAAGAAGTACTGCGTGTACTGCCTGGCCGAGGTGAGCCCGCTGCGCTTCCGCTGCACCGAGTGCCAGGACATCGAGCTGTGCCCCGAGTGCTTCTCGGCCGGCGCCGAGATCGGCCACCACCGCCGCTACCACGGCTACCAGCTGGTGGACGGCGGGCGCTTCACGCTCTGGGGGCCCGAGGCCGAGGGCGGCTGGACCAGTCGCGAGGAGCAGCTGCTGCTGGACGCCATCGAGCAGTTCGGCTTCGGAAACTGG GAAGATATGGCTGCCCACGTTGGTGCTTCCCGGACTCCCCAAGAGGTGATGGAGCATTACGTGAGCATGTACATCCACGGGAACCTGGGGAAGGCCTGCATCCCCGACACCATCCCCAACCGCGTGACAGACCACACCTGTCCCAGCGGAGGCCCCCTCTCACCCAGCCTCACCACCCCGCTGCCCCCGCTGGACATCTCTGTGGCTGAGCAGCAGCAGCTGGGCTACATGCCGCTGCGGGATGATTACGAGATCGAGTACGACCAGGATGCCGAGACGCTCATCAGCGGGCTCTCTGTCAACTATGATGACGACGACGTGGAGATCGAGCTGAAGCGCGCCCACGTGGACATGTACGTGCGGAAGCTGAAAGAGAGACAGCGGCGGAAGAACATTGCCCGTGACTACAATCTGGTGCCAGCCTTCCTGGGGAAGgacaagaaggagaaggaaaaggcgCTGAAGCGCAAGATCAccaaggaggagaaggagctgcGCCTGAAGCTGAGGCCGCTGTACCAGTTCATGTCATGCAAGGAGTTTGATGACCTTTTTGAAAACATGCACAAAGAAAAAATGCTCCGGGCCAAGATCCGAGAACTGCAGCGGTACCGGCGAAACGGGATCACCAAGATGGAAGAGTCGGCAGAGTACGAGGCAGCGCGGCATAAAcgggagaagaggaaggagaacaaAAACCTAGCCGGCTCCAAACGGGGAAAGGAGGACGGCAAAGACAGCGAGTTCGCCGCCATTGAGAACCTTCCAGGCTTCGAGCTCCTGTCAGATCGTGAGAAGGTGCTCTGCAGCTCTTTAAACTTGAGTCCAGCCCGCTACGTGACTGTGAAGACTATTATAATTAAAGACCACCTCCAGAAGCGGCAAGGAATCCCCTCCAAAAGCCGCCTTCCTAGCTACCTGGACAAAGTCCTAAAGAAAAGGATTTTGAATTTCCTCACAGAAAGCGGCTGGATCTCCAGGGACGCGTCTTGA